The Pseudomonadota bacterium genome contains a region encoding:
- a CDS encoding molecular chaperone DnaK produces MGKIIGIDLGTTNSCVAIMEGNKPRVIENSEGDRTTPSIVAYTDDGEILVGQSAKRQAVTNPKHTLFAIKRLIGRRFKDDVVQRDIKMVPYKIIGADNGDAWVAVNDKKMAPPEISARVLMKMKKTAEDYLGEPVTEAVITVPAYFNDSQRQATKDAGKIAGLEVKRIINEPTAAALAYGMDKKRGDTKIAVYDLGGGTFDISIIEIAEVDGEHQFEVLSTNGDTFLGGEDFDLRIIDYLSDEFKKDQGIDLHNDPLALQRLKEAAEKAKIELSSSQQTEINLPYITADQTGPKHLNIKMTRAKLESLVEDLITRTIEPCKIALKDAGLSASGIDDVILVGGQTRMPKVQEAVKNFFGKEPRKDVNPDEAVAVGAAIQGGVLSGDVKDVLLLDVTPLSLGIETLGGVMTKLIEKNTTIPTKANQVFSTADDNQTAVTVHVLQGEREIASGNKSLGRFDLADIPLAPRGVPQIEVTFDIDANGILNVSAKDKATGKQQSIVIKASSGLNDDEVERMIKDAEAHAAEDKKARELVDARNQADNMIHTTNKSLKELGDKVEAAEKADIEKAVDELKEIMKGDDKQAIEDKTQALAAISGKLAERLYADQAEEATDSGSSAEGQSGSAGKDDVVDAEFEEVEDDRK; encoded by the coding sequence ATGGGTAAGATTATCGGTATAGACCTCGGGACCACCAACTCCTGCGTGGCTATCATGGAGGGCAACAAGCCACGCGTTATCGAAAACAGCGAGGGTGATCGCACCACGCCCTCCATCGTGGCCTACACCGATGATGGTGAGATCCTGGTCGGCCAGTCTGCAAAACGCCAGGCGGTGACCAACCCCAAGCACACCCTGTTTGCCATCAAGCGCCTGATCGGGCGTCGCTTCAAAGATGACGTCGTGCAGCGCGATATCAAAATGGTGCCCTACAAGATCATCGGCGCCGACAATGGTGACGCCTGGGTCGCTGTCAACGACAAGAAGATGGCGCCGCCGGAGATCTCTGCGCGCGTGCTGATGAAAATGAAGAAAACCGCCGAGGACTATCTCGGCGAGCCCGTCACCGAGGCGGTAATCACTGTCCCTGCCTACTTTAACGACTCCCAGCGTCAAGCCACCAAAGACGCCGGCAAGATCGCGGGTCTGGAGGTGAAGCGCATCATCAACGAGCCCACCGCCGCAGCCCTGGCCTACGGCATGGACAAGAAGCGCGGCGATACCAAGATCGCGGTCTACGACCTCGGTGGCGGCACGTTTGACATCTCGATCATCGAGATCGCCGAAGTGGATGGCGAGCACCAGTTCGAGGTGCTCTCCACCAACGGTGATACCTTCCTCGGCGGTGAGGATTTTGATCTGCGTATCATCGACTACCTGTCCGACGAATTTAAGAAAGACCAGGGTATCGATCTGCACAATGATCCGCTCGCGCTGCAACGTCTCAAGGAGGCTGCAGAAAAAGCCAAGATCGAGCTCTCCTCCAGCCAACAGACCGAGATCAATCTGCCCTACATCACGGCGGATCAGACCGGGCCCAAGCATCTCAACATCAAGATGACACGTGCCAAGTTGGAGTCGCTGGTTGAGGATCTGATCACCCGTACCATCGAACCGTGCAAGATCGCGCTCAAAGACGCAGGCCTGTCGGCCTCGGGAATCGACGATGTCATCCTCGTCGGCGGGCAGACCCGTATGCCCAAGGTCCAGGAGGCCGTCAAGAACTTCTTTGGTAAAGAGCCGCGCAAGGACGTTAACCCCGATGAGGCGGTAGCGGTCGGCGCGGCGATCCAGGGCGGTGTGCTGTCGGGCGACGTCAAGGATGTGCTGCTGCTGGATGTGACGCCGCTGTCGCTCGGTATTGAGACGCTGGGCGGTGTCATGACCAAGCTGATCGAGAAGAACACCACCATCCCGACCAAGGCCAATCAGGTCTTCTCGACAGCGGACGACAACCAAACGGCGGTAACCGTCCATGTCCTGCAGGGTGAGCGCGAGATCGCTTCGGGCAACAAATCGCTGGGCCGCTTCGACCTTGCCGACATCCCGCTGGCGCCGCGTGGCGTGCCGCAGATCGAGGTCACGTTCGATATCGACGCTAACGGTATTCTCAACGTGTCGGCCAAGGACAAAGCCACTGGCAAGCAACAGTCCATCGTCATCAAGGCCTCCAGCGGTCTCAACGATGACGAGGTCGAGCGCATGATCAAGGATGCCGAGGCGCACGCCGCTGAGGACAAGAAGGCGCGCGAGCTGGTGGATGCCCGCAATCAGGCGGACAACATGATTCACACCACCAATAAATCGCTGAAGGAACTGGGCGACAAGGTCGAAGCTGCCGAGAAGGCAGATATCGAGAAGGCTGTCGATGAACTCAAGGAGATCATGAAGGGCGACGATAAACAGGCCATCGAGGATAAGACGCAGGCATTGGCCGCTATTTCGGGCAAACTCGCCGAGCGCCTCTATGCCGACCAGGCCGAGGAGGCCACAGACAGTGGATCTTCGGCGGAAGGGCAGAGTGGTTCCGCCGGCAAGGACGATGTGGTAGATGCTGAGTTTGAAGAAGTCGAGGACGACCGAAAATAG
- a CDS encoding type II toxin-antitoxin system RatA family toxin, producing MPVVRRSSLVPYSAEQMFDLVNDVDSYALFLPWCTGSRILSRHGDEIRASVDLARGGIRKTFTTCNRIQHGKMIEIRLVEGPFRLLEGFWRFDGLAERRTRISLDLEFEFSTRLIQFAFGPVFHQMANSLVDAFCKRAHEVYDNA from the coding sequence GTGCCGGTGGTACGACGCAGTTCTTTGGTTCCCTATAGTGCGGAGCAAATGTTCGATCTGGTCAACGATGTTGACTCCTATGCCCTGTTCTTGCCGTGGTGTACGGGGAGCCGGATACTGAGCCGACACGGTGACGAGATTCGGGCATCGGTAGACCTGGCCCGCGGGGGCATCCGCAAGACATTTACCACCTGTAACCGGATTCAGCATGGCAAGATGATCGAAATCCGGCTCGTCGAGGGTCCATTCCGACTTCTGGAGGGATTCTGGCGTTTTGACGGCCTGGCGGAGCGGCGAACGCGGATATCGTTGGATCTGGAGTTTGAGTTCTCCACCCGGCTCATCCAATTCGCGTTTGGACCGGTCTTTCATCAAATGGCCAACTCACTGGTCGACGCTTTTTGCAAGAGGGCGCACGAGGTTTATGACAACGCATGA
- a CDS encoding SsrA-binding protein SmpB, translating to MTIKKNKPSGSATIALNKKARHDFFIEERFEAGLALEGWEVKSLRAGRVQLKESYVLVRDNEAWLFGSHISPLPTASTHIHPDPLRTRKILLHRNELDTLIGAVERKGYTLVPLALYWKRGRAKLEIGLAKGKKQHDKRATEKDRDWQREKRRLLKSH from the coding sequence ATGACCATTAAAAAAAATAAGCCCTCTGGAAGCGCCACCATCGCCCTCAACAAAAAGGCCCGTCATGACTTCTTCATCGAGGAGCGGTTCGAGGCCGGTCTGGCTCTGGAAGGCTGGGAGGTCAAGAGCCTGCGCGCCGGCCGGGTTCAGCTGAAAGAGAGCTATGTCCTGGTGCGTGACAACGAGGCGTGGCTCTTTGGTTCGCACATCTCACCCCTGCCGACGGCGTCCACACACATCCATCCCGACCCGCTGCGAACCCGCAAAATACTCCTTCATCGCAACGAGCTCGACACCCTCATCGGTGCGGTGGAGCGCAAGGGCTACACCCTGGTCCCGCTGGCCCTCTACTGGAAGCGTGGGCGCGCCAAGCTCGAAATCGGGCTCGCCAAGGGCAAGAAACAGCACGACAAACGCGCTACGGAGAAAGATCGCGACTGGCAGCGCGAAAAACGGCGTCTGCTCAAGAGTCACTAG
- a CDS encoding heat-inducible transcriptional repressor HrcA, whose product MAETDSQQTLPERGQHLLKVLVERFIADGEPVGSRTLARDSGLELSPATIRNVIADLEDLGLVASPHTSAGRVPTVKGYRMFIDTLLTVSPLRRKEIQKLRTELRLNTEPQELLGHASSVLSELTKMAGVVTLPRRDHMVLRQVEFLSLSGNRVLVILVSKDGEVQNRVIQTNRSYTRSQLEQAANYISQHGKGLELEVLRNRLVNEMDALRQSVTLEMQAVVEMAEKTFTSGDDEQADYVMSGQTNLMGFAELSSVDRLRSLFDAFGQKRDLLHLFDQCLEAKGVQIFIGEESGYSVLDQCSVVTAPYRVSGETVGVLGIIGPTRMAYHRVIPMVDVTARLLTAALNQR is encoded by the coding sequence ATGGCGGAAACCGATAGCCAGCAAACCCTACCCGAGCGTGGACAGCACCTTCTAAAGGTGTTGGTCGAGCGATTTATCGCCGATGGCGAACCCGTGGGGTCGAGAACCCTGGCCCGCGACAGTGGCCTCGAACTCAGTCCTGCCACCATCCGCAATGTGATCGCTGATCTCGAGGATCTGGGTTTGGTCGCCTCCCCGCACACATCAGCGGGCCGTGTGCCCACGGTAAAGGGTTACCGGATGTTCATCGACACCCTGCTCACTGTAAGCCCGTTGAGACGCAAGGAAATCCAGAAGTTGCGCACCGAGTTGCGCCTGAACACCGAACCCCAGGAGTTGTTGGGGCACGCCTCGAGTGTTCTATCGGAACTGACGAAAATGGCGGGTGTTGTAACCCTGCCGCGACGCGATCATATGGTGTTGCGCCAAGTGGAGTTCCTCTCGCTGTCCGGCAACCGGGTGTTGGTGATCCTGGTCTCCAAGGATGGCGAGGTGCAGAACCGGGTAATCCAGACCAATCGCTCCTACACCCGCTCACAGCTCGAGCAGGCCGCCAATTACATCAGCCAGCACGGTAAAGGCCTGGAACTGGAGGTGCTGCGCAACCGGCTGGTCAACGAGATGGATGCACTGCGGCAGAGCGTCACCCTGGAGATGCAGGCGGTGGTTGAGATGGCTGAGAAGACCTTCACGTCCGGGGATGACGAGCAAGCCGACTATGTCATGAGCGGTCAGACCAACCTGATGGGATTTGCGGAGCTTTCAAGTGTCGATCGCCTGCGCAGTCTGTTCGACGCCTTCGGGCAGAAGCGTGATCTGCTGCACCTGTTCGACCAGTGCCTGGAGGCCAAGGGTGTACAGATCTTCATCGGTGAAGAGTCAGGGTACAGCGTTCTCGATCAATGCAGTGTCGTCACTGCCCCTTATCGGGTAAGCGGGGAGACTGTGGGAGTCCTGGGTATAATCGGCCCGACGCGCATGGCCTACCACCGTGTAATCCCTATGGTCGATGTTACGGCTCGATTGCTTACAGCAGCCTTGAATCAGCGTTGA
- a CDS encoding 4-hydroxy-tetrahydrodipicolinate reductase, with protein MTRIAIAGAAGRMGRSLIEACRQTAGLELGAALERPGSAALGVDAGVLAGGEALGIEVTDRLEDVVDRFDVLIDFTLPEATSTHLAVCRRAGRQMVIGTTGLNTSQRAELEQAADSIGIVFAPNMSVGVNLCFKLLDLAARVLGEEVDIEIIEAHHRHKVDAPSGTALRMGEIVAQALGRDLEQCAVYGREGRSGERERKTIGFETIRAGDIVGDHTVLFAGVGERVEITHKASSRMTFAKGAIRAAGWIMQQPHGLYDMQDVLGLRD; from the coding sequence GTGACCAGAATCGCTATCGCTGGTGCCGCCGGGCGTATGGGGCGCAGTCTAATCGAGGCGTGTCGTCAAACCGCTGGCCTGGAGCTGGGAGCGGCCCTCGAACGGCCCGGGTCCGCTGCCCTCGGCGTCGATGCCGGGGTGCTCGCCGGCGGCGAGGCGTTGGGCATCGAAGTGACCGATCGACTTGAAGATGTCGTCGACCGCTTCGATGTACTGATTGATTTCACGCTCCCCGAAGCGACCAGCACTCACCTCGCCGTGTGCCGCCGCGCCGGGCGGCAGATGGTGATCGGGACCACCGGACTCAATACCAGCCAGCGGGCCGAACTCGAGCAGGCGGCCGATTCAATCGGAATCGTGTTTGCCCCGAACATGAGCGTCGGTGTCAATCTCTGCTTCAAGCTCCTCGATCTCGCGGCAAGGGTGCTGGGTGAAGAGGTGGATATCGAGATTATCGAGGCGCACCATCGCCACAAAGTGGATGCCCCCTCGGGCACCGCACTGCGCATGGGCGAGATTGTCGCCCAAGCTCTAGGTCGCGATCTGGAGCAGTGCGCGGTTTACGGTCGCGAGGGGCGTTCCGGCGAACGCGAACGCAAGACGATCGGCTTCGAGACGATTCGCGCCGGCGACATCGTTGGCGATCACACTGTGCTTTTCGCTGGCGTTGGTGAGCGCGTCGAGATTACGCACAAGGCCTCGAGCCGTATGACTTTTGCAAAAGGCGCCATAAGAGCGGCTGGTTGGATCATGCAACAGCCGCACGGCCTGTACGATATGCAGGATGTGCTGGGATTGCGTGACTGA
- a CDS encoding carbamoyl-phosphate synthase small subunit, which translates to MSEPALLALEDGSLFRGQSIGVTGQTTGEVVFNTAITGYQEILTDPSYSRQIVTLTYPHIGNVGTNSADAESDAVHAAGLVIRDLPPLASSWRNEQSLDEYLKAHNLIGIADIDTRRLTRLLREKGALSGCIIAGGDIDESIALEAARSFPGLKGMDLAREVTTRETYEWAEGTWDLDAGTPREYGDLPRYRVIAYDFGVKHNILRILVDHGCRVTVVPATTPAADVLAMKPDGVFLSNGPGDPEPCDYAITAIRDIVEARIPVFGICLGHQLLALASEARTLKMKFGHHGVNHPVLENASGRVMISSQNHGFAVDEQSLPANLCATHRSLFDNSLQGVERTDRPAFGFQGHPEASPGPHDVAHLFEHFIALMNHKVQATGTR; encoded by the coding sequence TTGAGCGAGCCTGCCCTGTTGGCTTTGGAAGATGGGAGCCTCTTTCGCGGCCAATCGATTGGTGTCACAGGGCAAACCACCGGTGAGGTGGTCTTCAATACCGCTATCACGGGTTACCAGGAGATCCTCACCGATCCCTCCTACAGCCGGCAGATAGTCACTCTGACCTATCCCCACATCGGAAATGTGGGTACCAACAGTGCCGATGCGGAATCCGACGCCGTGCATGCCGCCGGTTTGGTGATTCGCGATCTGCCACCCCTGGCCAGCAGCTGGCGCAACGAACAATCGCTCGATGAATATCTGAAAGCGCATAATCTAATCGGTATCGCTGATATCGACACGCGACGTTTGACTCGCCTGCTGCGCGAAAAGGGGGCGCTCAGCGGCTGTATCATCGCGGGTGGGGATATTGATGAAAGCATTGCTCTGGAGGCGGCACGCAGTTTTCCTGGCCTCAAAGGGATGGATCTTGCCCGAGAGGTGACCACCCGCGAAACCTACGAGTGGGCGGAGGGTACCTGGGATCTGGATGCGGGTACGCCGCGTGAGTACGGTGATCTGCCACGCTATCGCGTGATTGCCTACGATTTCGGCGTCAAGCACAACATTCTGCGGATCCTGGTCGATCACGGGTGCCGGGTCACAGTGGTGCCCGCCACCACGCCGGCAGCCGATGTGCTGGCGATGAAGCCGGACGGGGTATTCCTCTCCAATGGGCCCGGCGATCCGGAGCCTTGCGACTACGCGATCACCGCCATCCGCGATATCGTTGAGGCGCGTATTCCCGTTTTTGGCATCTGCCTGGGTCATCAGTTGCTGGCGCTGGCCAGCGAGGCGCGTACCCTGAAGATGAAATTCGGCCACCATGGCGTCAATCACCCGGTGCTCGAGAACGCCAGCGGGCGCGTTATGATCAGCAGCCAGAATCACGGCTTCGCCGTCGACGAGCAGAGCCTGCCGGCCAATCTATGCGCCACTCATCGTTCCCTGTTCGATAATTCGCTGCAGGGTGTCGAACGTACCGATCGTCCCGCTTTCGGTTTTCAGGGTCATCCCGAGGCGAGCCCGGGACCGCATGACGTCGCGCACCTGTTCGAGCACTTTATCGCCCTGATGAATCACAAGGTCCAGGCCACCGGGACGCGATGA
- the dnaJ gene encoding molecular chaperone DnaJ has translation MSKRDYYEVLGVNRNASEAELKKAYRRLAMKHHPDRNPNDNVAEESFKEAKEAYEVLCDAQKRAAYDQFGHAGVDPAAGGHGGGPNFSDIFGDVFGDIFGGGRGGGGGQRVYRGADLRYNLELTLEDAVRGTTVKIRVPTLVHCDSCGGSGAKKGSSPTTCTTCGGHGQVRMQQGFFAVQQTCPRCRGRGTIISDPCTSCHGQGRKQEQKTLSVRVPAGVDTGDRIRLGGEGEAGENGGPPGDLYVHVVVKEHPIFTREDNHLYCEVPISFSTAVLGGELDVPTLDGKVVLKIPAETQTGKLFRLRGKGVKPVRGGAVGDLLCRVQIETPVHLTARQKELLEEFEKSVGENVDRHSPRATSWLDGVKKFIENIGF, from the coding sequence ATGTCGAAACGCGACTACTACGAAGTGCTGGGGGTTAACCGCAATGCCAGCGAAGCCGAGCTGAAAAAAGCCTACCGCCGCCTGGCGATGAAGCACCATCCTGACCGCAATCCCAATGACAATGTGGCGGAGGAGAGCTTCAAGGAGGCGAAAGAGGCGTATGAGGTGCTCTGCGATGCCCAGAAGCGCGCCGCTTATGACCAGTTCGGGCACGCCGGTGTCGATCCTGCCGCGGGCGGCCATGGTGGCGGGCCGAACTTCAGCGATATCTTCGGCGATGTGTTTGGCGATATCTTCGGCGGCGGTCGGGGGGGTGGCGGTGGCCAACGTGTCTATCGCGGGGCCGATCTACGCTACAACCTGGAACTGACGCTGGAGGACGCTGTCCGCGGTACCACGGTAAAGATCCGGGTGCCTACCCTGGTGCATTGTGATAGCTGCGGCGGCAGCGGCGCGAAGAAAGGCAGCAGCCCGACGACCTGTACCACCTGCGGCGGGCACGGTCAGGTGCGAATGCAACAAGGGTTTTTCGCTGTTCAACAAACCTGTCCACGGTGCAGGGGGCGGGGCACCATCATCAGCGATCCCTGCACATCGTGCCATGGCCAGGGACGCAAGCAGGAGCAGAAAACCCTCTCGGTTCGTGTACCGGCGGGCGTCGATACGGGCGACCGCATTCGCCTCGGCGGCGAGGGCGAAGCGGGCGAGAACGGAGGGCCTCCCGGTGATCTCTATGTCCATGTCGTGGTCAAGGAACACCCGATATTTACCCGCGAGGACAATCATCTCTACTGCGAGGTGCCGATCAGTTTCAGTACGGCGGTACTGGGCGGTGAGCTGGATGTGCCCACGCTGGACGGCAAGGTGGTTCTGAAGATTCCGGCGGAAACGCAGACGGGTAAACTGTTCCGGTTGCGTGGCAAGGGAGTTAAACCGGTTCGTGGTGGTGCGGTTGGCGACCTGCTTTGCAGAGTGCAGATTGAGACCCCGGTCCATCTGACCGCACGCCAAAAGGAGTTGCTGGAGGAGTTCGAGAAGTCCGTGGGCGAGAATGTAGACCGCCACAGTCCACGCGCAACATCCTGGCTGGATGGAGTTAAAAAGTTTATTGAAAACATAGGGTTTTGA
- a CDS encoding ferric iron uptake transcriptional regulator, whose protein sequence is MEGEDIRNAGLKVTQPRLRILDMFESSPARHMGAEEVYRNLLEDGHDIGLATVYRVLTQFEAAGLLTRHHFESGHAVYELTQSKHHDHIVCVRCGRVDEFRNDEIEKLQRSIAEKAGYEITDHVLYIYGLCSPCRQKETSAK, encoded by the coding sequence TTGGAAGGCGAAGACATCCGCAATGCCGGCTTGAAGGTGACGCAGCCCCGTCTGCGGATCCTGGATATGTTCGAATCCAGCCCGGCACGCCATATGGGTGCCGAAGAGGTCTATCGCAACCTGCTGGAGGATGGGCACGACATCGGATTGGCGACCGTTTATCGGGTGCTGACCCAGTTCGAGGCGGCAGGGCTGTTGACCCGCCACCACTTTGAGAGTGGCCATGCCGTCTACGAACTGACCCAGAGCAAGCACCACGACCATATCGTTTGCGTTCGCTGTGGTCGCGTTGACGAGTTTCGCAACGACGAGATCGAGAAGCTGCAGCGTTCCATTGCCGAGAAGGCCGGGTACGAGATCACCGACCACGTGCTCTATATCTACGGGCTTTGCTCCCCGTGCAGGCAGAAGGAAACCAGTGCGAAATGA
- a CDS encoding DNA repair protein RecN, translating to MLTHLQIRDFVIVDRLELDFQSGMSVITGETGAGKSIVIDALGLVLGERADTSVISPTSEQAEVIGSFDLMLAHDAQRWLAEEELAENDECHIRRVISTQGRSKAWINGRPVTLLQLKALGDRLVDIHGQHEHQSLLQRTLQRELLDAYAGNGELRAQVATIAHSWGRVRDELDALERSDADRAARRDLLAYQIRELEELALNDGELAELEAEHGRLANAEGLLSACGRAQEMLFEADEQNIVSALNQTLHSLEPYSALHPLLQETYGLLSDCAIQVQEAVRNLRDTVSHIELDPERLNWIDERLAKISELSRKHRIKAEALPGLLENLLTEQQGLNQADSRRSELHRELEQASAAYREAALALRDSRRRSAVELAAAVSDYMQGLAMSGGQFDIALEPINEGTPSPQGWDQVEFLVSANPGQPLRPLNKVASGGELSRISLAVQVVTTRNALIPTLIFDEVDVGIGGSVAETVGALMRQLGDSRQILCITHLPQVAAQGHHHYAVSKRIDGNSTRTAIRLLADDERVQELARMMGGAEITAQTQAHAREMMERWQ from the coding sequence ATGCTCACACACCTACAGATTCGCGATTTCGTCATCGTTGATCGCCTGGAGCTCGATTTTCAGTCCGGCATGAGCGTCATTACCGGGGAGACCGGCGCGGGCAAATCAATCGTCATCGATGCCTTGGGTCTGGTCCTGGGAGAGCGCGCGGACACGAGTGTAATCAGCCCCACCAGCGAACAGGCGGAAGTGATCGGCAGCTTCGACCTCATGCTGGCGCACGATGCACAGCGGTGGCTGGCAGAGGAGGAACTCGCCGAGAACGACGAGTGCCACATTCGGCGCGTCATCTCCACTCAAGGTCGTTCCAAGGCCTGGATCAACGGTCGTCCCGTAACGCTCCTGCAGCTCAAGGCGCTGGGTGATCGGCTGGTAGACATTCATGGGCAGCACGAGCACCAGTCGCTATTGCAGCGTACCCTGCAGCGGGAACTCCTGGATGCCTACGCGGGTAACGGCGAATTACGCGCGCAAGTGGCCACAATTGCCCACTCCTGGGGAAGAGTGCGTGACGAGCTTGACGCCCTGGAACGCTCCGACGCCGACCGGGCTGCGCGAAGGGATCTGCTGGCCTACCAGATCCGCGAATTGGAAGAGCTCGCTCTCAACGACGGCGAACTCGCGGAGCTGGAAGCCGAGCACGGCCGTCTGGCCAACGCGGAGGGGCTGCTGAGTGCCTGTGGACGGGCGCAGGAGATGCTTTTCGAGGCCGATGAGCAGAATATCGTTTCCGCCCTCAATCAAACGCTGCACAGTCTGGAGCCCTACAGCGCGTTGCACCCTCTTCTGCAGGAAACCTACGGCCTGCTGAGTGACTGCGCCATTCAGGTTCAGGAAGCGGTGCGCAACCTGCGCGATACCGTCAGTCACATCGAACTCGATCCGGAGCGGCTGAACTGGATCGATGAACGTTTGGCGAAAATTTCTGAACTGTCGCGCAAGCACCGCATCAAGGCGGAAGCACTCCCCGGCCTCCTCGAGAACCTGCTGACCGAGCAACAGGGCCTGAACCAGGCCGATAGCCGTCGTTCAGAGCTGCATCGGGAACTGGAACAGGCGAGCGCCGCCTATCGCGAAGCCGCCCTGGCGCTGCGCGACTCCCGCCGGCGCTCGGCCGTGGAGCTGGCAGCCGCTGTCAGCGACTACATGCAGGGGCTGGCGATGTCGGGTGGGCAGTTTGACATCGCGCTTGAGCCGATCAATGAGGGAACACCCTCGCCACAAGGCTGGGATCAGGTCGAATTCCTGGTCAGCGCCAATCCAGGTCAGCCACTGCGCCCCCTCAACAAGGTGGCATCAGGCGGTGAATTGTCGCGCATCAGCCTGGCTGTACAGGTGGTTACCACGCGCAATGCCCTGATTCCCACGTTGATATTCGACGAGGTCGACGTCGGTATCGGTGGCAGTGTCGCCGAAACGGTGGGTGCATTGATGCGTCAACTGGGTGACAGCCGCCAGATCCTCTGTATTACTCATCTTCCACAGGTCGCGGCGCAGGGCCATCACCACTACGCCGTCAGCAAGAGAATCGACGGAAACAGCACCAGAACCGCGATCCGGCTGTTGGCAGACGACGAACGGGTGCAGGAGTTGGCGCGCATGATGGGAGGCGCGGAGATCACAGCTCAGACGCAAGCCCATGCCCGCGAAATGATGGAACGCTGGCAGTAG
- a CDS encoding RnfH family protein produces MTTHEFITVEVVYASPDNSIILPVKLPDESTVQQAIEASGIIGRVPEIDLQENKVGIYGKVCKLDHKLRNGDRIEIYRPLIADPKSARKKKTNAGEV; encoded by the coding sequence ATGACAACGCATGAGTTCATTACGGTGGAAGTGGTTTACGCGTCGCCTGACAATTCCATCATTCTGCCCGTCAAGTTGCCGGATGAATCGACGGTGCAGCAGGCCATCGAAGCGAGCGGTATTATCGGGCGCGTGCCGGAAATAGATCTGCAGGAGAACAAGGTCGGGATTTACGGCAAGGTCTGCAAGCTCGATCACAAACTGCGCAATGGGGACCGAATCGAGATCTACCGGCCGCTGATTGCCGATCCCAAATCGGCGCGCAAGAAAAAGACCAACGCCGGCGAGGTGTGA
- a CDS encoding nucleotide exchange factor GrpE, translating into MADKSTRVEEAPEIKAAQDAGTGPQAESVEATGNMNPTSGGDELQLLRSQLSAAEAKASENWDQLLRTKAEMDNLRRRTERELESAHKYALDRMAQEILPVIDSLEAGLGAAKAEGASVEKIVEGTELTLKMLFNALEKFGIQAVDPEGERFNPDFHQAMTTQPANHVEPNTVLTVFQKGYLLNDRLLRPALVLVSSGAAQEPGSKVDERA; encoded by the coding sequence ATGGCAGATAAATCGACGCGAGTAGAAGAAGCGCCGGAGATCAAGGCCGCGCAGGATGCGGGGACAGGTCCGCAGGCTGAGTCGGTAGAGGCGACCGGCAACATGAACCCGACATCGGGAGGGGATGAACTGCAGCTCCTGCGCAGCCAGTTGAGTGCCGCGGAGGCCAAAGCGAGCGAGAACTGGGATCAGCTCTTGCGCACCAAGGCCGAAATGGACAATCTGCGCCGCCGCACGGAGCGCGAGCTGGAGAGTGCCCATAAATACGCCCTCGATCGGATGGCACAGGAGATATTGCCGGTAATCGATAGCCTGGAGGCGGGTCTGGGCGCGGCAAAAGCGGAGGGTGCCTCCGTCGAAAAGATTGTCGAAGGTACTGAATTGACACTGAAAATGCTGTTCAATGCGCTGGAGAAATTCGGCATTCAGGCGGTCGATCCGGAAGGAGAACGTTTCAATCCGGATTTTCATCAGGCGATGACCACGCAGCCAGCCAATCATGTCGAACCCAACACGGTGCTGACGGTTTTTCAGAAAGGGTATCTGCTCAATGACCGGTTGCTACGTCCCGCGCTGGTTTTAGTCTCCTCGGGCGCGGCCCAGGAGCCAGGATCCAAGGTGGACGAACGCGCTTGA
- a CDS encoding outer membrane protein assembly factor BamE: MKIVSPSTIAAVILGLMLAGCESWVHRIDVQQGNIIEEAAVEKLQVGMDKRQVRFLLGSPAITDTFHANRWDYVYYLKPGRGETKLESLSIYFTGDRVDRLERRPFQGSTPKS; the protein is encoded by the coding sequence ATGAAAATCGTTTCCCCTTCCACAATCGCAGCGGTGATCCTTGGATTGATGCTGGCCGGCTGCGAATCCTGGGTGCATCGGATCGATGTCCAGCAGGGGAACATCATCGAGGAAGCGGCGGTGGAGAAGCTTCAAGTGGGCATGGACAAACGCCAGGTCCGGTTTCTGCTCGGCAGCCCTGCCATCACCGACACCTTCCATGCCAATCGCTGGGATTACGTCTATTACCTGAAACCCGGGCGGGGCGAAACGAAGCTGGAGAGTCTTTCCATCTACTTCACGGGCGACCGGGTTGACCGGTTGGAGCGCCGCCCCTTCCAGGGGTCAACGCCCAAAAGTTGA